Proteins encoded within one genomic window of Vanrija pseudolonga chromosome 3, complete sequence:
- the RYL2 gene encoding Ras-like GTP-binding protein RYL2: protein MATSGTAGPASVRMQESRSADSRTRLRSTGGAKLIRYPTIANEHPSATARRDLRRLGVESSTPPRIFPGASSEVDNDLDYGGPDGLEAKVVLLGSQGVGKTSLILRLTTGSFSAIPAPASLDGSLYKRKLVHNGVPVKLQIWDTAGQERFRSMAPIYYRGAHVCILVYDITDRKSFQDVRSWLEELGGKASKDMLIYVVGAKIDLERQRAVTFGEARRTIRTWLKPPPPEPEGLPEVLSPTGRSLFRSTSTRARTDSSIGASPPRTRPHSMHGLASLMASVSDFADFDHSPASSQASTAAPTLVAPTPVPTVHFPASLTTSSGSASQSTSPIDRIQPLPRRQQRVSFHALQSPEMALPTFATTTETAVASTVNAGATATSRHNSSHRFSISGVLGLGRTTSVSEAVTNLASLAEANPVSVARSPTLRSPMRARTESSPMLGNDLPRKRSDDWTTNRAWGRGEGPRAADALEEFGANVRGGSADRLTAGTSAFSQSSNFLRPGRARGGSLGRDSRLYGSDDEDDASTPNEVQWGVEIEGIRLGEVSSLTGEGVEIMCRSISSALVERKDKIERERSLRRKNSVMLTDPSKNQAANKAKGRFGCCA from the exons ATGGCCACTAGCGGGACTGCCGGTCCGGCTTCCGTCCGAATGCAAGAGAGCAGGAGTGCCGATTCGCGCACACGCTTGCGATCGACTGGTGGAGCAAAGCTCATACGCTACCCCACCATCGCGAACGAGCACCCATCAGCGACGGCCCGTCGCGACCTGCGCAGACTAGGTGTCGAGTCGTCAACCCCACCGCGCATCTTCCCCGGAGCATCATCCGAGGTGGATAACGACCTCGACTACGGAGGCCCTGATGGGCTGGAAGCAAAGGTCGTTCTTCTAGGATCACAGGGCGTTGGCAAGACGTCGCTCATCCTCCGTCTTACAACAGGGTCCTTCTCCGCCATCCCGGCCCCTGCATCACTCGACGGCTCGCTCTACAAGCGAAAGCTCGTGCACAATGGTGTCCCTGTCAAGCTGCAGATCTGGGACACTGCTGGGCAGGAACGATTCCGATCCATGGCGCCAATATACTATCGCGGAGCTCATGTCTGTATCCTCGTCTACGACATCACCGACCGCAAGAGCTTTCAAGACGTCCGATCGTGGCTCGAGGAGCTAGGAGGCAAGGCGTCCAAGGACATGCTCATCTACGTTGTTGGTGCCAAGATTGACCTCGAGCGTCAAAGGGCAGTAAC CTTTGGAGAGGCTCGAAGGACGATTCGGACATGGCTGAAaccgccaccaccagagCCTGAAGGGCTGCCAGAGGTGCTCTCGCCAACGGGCCGCAGTCTGTTCCGAAGCACTTCAACGCGGGCCAGAACCGATTCGTCCATCGGCGCGTCGCCTCCTCGCACGAGACCTCATTCTATGCACGGCCTCGCGTCGCTCATGGCCAGTGTGTCCGATTTCGCCGATTTCGACCACTCGCCTGCGTCATCTCaggcctcgacggccgcacCGACCCTGGTGGCTCCGACACCAGTGCCAACAGTCCACTTCCCTGCGAGTCTCACcacgtcgtcggggtcggcctCGCAGTCGACGTCCCCTATTGACCGGATCCAACCCCTGCCTAgacgccagcagcgcgtgTCTTTTCATGCCCTGCAGTCGCCAGAGATGGCGCTGCCGACATTTGCAACCACCACCGAGACGGCGGTCGCCTCGACCGTCAATGCgggcgccaccgccacctcgcgccACAACTCGTCCCACCGGTTCTCCATCTCGGGTGTCCTAGGACTAGGACGGACTacgagcgtgagcgaggCAGTCACAAACCTTGCTTCGTTGGCCGAAGCCAATCCAGTGTcggtcgctcgctcgcccacgcTCCGTTCCCCGATGCGTGCACGGACCGAGAGCTCACCCATGCTCGGTAATGATCTGCCGCGCAAGCGCAGCGACGACTGGACCACGAACCGAGCGTGGGGCCGGGGCGAGGGACCCAGGGCAGCGGACGCACTTGAAGAATTTGGTGCCAATGTGCGTGGTGGCTCGGCCGACCGCCTAACTGCTGGTACCTCGGCGTTCTCGCAGTCGTCCAACTTTCTCCGCCctggccgtgctcgcggtGGCAGCCTCGGTCGCGACTCTCGTCTCTACGGTagcgatgacgaggatgacgcgtcgacgccgaacGAGGTCCAGTGGGGCGTGGAAATCGAGGGcatccgcctcggcgaggtctCGTCCCTCACTGGGGAGGGCGTCGAGATCATGTGCCGCTCCATCTCCAGTGCCTTGGTTGAGCGCAAGGACAAGATTGAGCGCGAGAGGTCGCTCAGAAGAAAGAACAGCGTTATGCTTACCGACCCGTCCAAGAACCAAGCCGCaaacaaggccaagggccgGTTTGGCTGCTGCGCCTAA